In a single window of the Schistocerca americana isolate TAMUIC-IGC-003095 chromosome X, iqSchAmer2.1, whole genome shotgun sequence genome:
- the LOC124555832 gene encoding uncharacterized protein LOC124555832: protein MTGVRRPGGRGSSSSSSSKPLEAETRRRRQQQQQQRALGGGDQVTAAAAADAPTSGVRRLGVRGSSSSSSEPWGSEPRWLRQQQQMHRRLRCGDREIEEAAAAAAGRGRQRPGGSASSRSTDEWDAVTGRLRQQQQQQRVLGGEDQVAEAIAAEAVTSGMRRPEGEVAAAAAAAAVVIPGFRRPGGRGSSSRSTDDWDTVTGRLRQQQQQLRGLGAETRWLRQQ, encoded by the coding sequence ATGACTGGTGTGCGTCGACCGGGAGgccgaggcagcagcagcagcagcagcagcaagcccTTGGAGGCGGAGACCAGGAGgcggaggcagcagcagcagcagcagcgagcccTGGGAGGTGGAGACCAGGTgactgcggcagcagcagcagatgcaCCGACTTCTGGTGTGCGGCGACTGGGAGTCCgaggaagcagcagcagcagcagcgagcccTGGGGGTCAGAGCCCAGGTGGCtgaggcagcagcagcagatgcaCCGACGACTAAGATGCGGCGACCGGGAGATCgaggaggcagcagcagcagcagcgggccGTGGGAGGCAGAGACCAGGTGGCTCAGCCAGCAGCAGAAGTACCGACGAATGGGATGCAGTGACTGGGAGgctgaggcagcagcagcagcagcagcgagtcCTGGGTGGTGAAGACCAGGtggctgaggcaatagcagcagagGCAGTTACTTCTGGGATGCGGCGACCGGAAGGcgaggtagcagcagcagcagcagcagcagcagtggtgatCCCTGGGTTTCGGAGACCAGGTGGtcgaggcagcagcagcagaagcaccgACGACTGGGATACAGTGACCGGGAGgctgaggcagcagcagcagcagcttcgaGGCCTGGGGGCAGAGACCAGGTGGCTGAGGCAGCAGTAG
- the LOC124555830 gene encoding uncharacterized protein LOC124555830, with protein sequence MAATAAAETTAEAAVAAASTDRPQPGSGNSSSEHWEAATRWKQQQQHEHRETPRRQRQQQQQRSPGDGNQTVTAAAAGAAGTGKQRPGDGGSSSSCTDHWEAANRSRRQQQ encoded by the coding sequence ATGGCGGctacagcagcagcagaaacaacaGCAGAAGCCGCAGTAGCAGCAGCGAGCACCGACAGACCGCAACCAGGCAGCGGCAACAGCAGCAGCGAGCACTGGGAAGCGGCGACCAggtggaagcagcagcagcagcacgagcACCGGGAGACACCCAGGcgccagcggcagcagcagcagcagcgatcaCCGGGAGATGGCAACCAGACGGTgacggcagcagcagcaggagcagcgggCACTGGGAAGCAGCGACCAGGCGACGGAGGAAGTAGCAGCAGCTGTACTGACCACTGGGAGGCAGCAAACAGGAGTCGGAGGCAGCAGCAGTAG
- the LOC124555831 gene encoding uncharacterized abhydrolase domain-containing protein DDB_G0269086-like: MQRWQQQQQQHRPLGGGDHEAKAAAAQTTGRKQRQLQQQQQRAPGGYDKAAEAAGGAAASTGRRQLGGLGSSSRSTDDREAATGRRRQQQQQQRALGGGGQAVEAAAAAEASSGRPRLGGRDSSSSSTNHCEAATRRRGQQQQQQGSSSSSSSEHWEAGTRRRRQQQQQQQAQEAANRRRLQQKHPRLGGDDREAKAAAAATESAGRRRPVAAVAVSTGGRDQDAEAIAAAAANKGRQRPGGGAISSSSSDHWGQQPGGGGSSRGCSEHGETRTRKRRQQQQQHRPLRVATRSISEQQAVGTRRRRQQQQMKKRALGGAEQEAEAAATEAPTTGRRRPGCQGSISSSSEHPEWATRCGGSSSSSSEHWEERLRQQQQHQRELGGGEQVAEAAAAEAPTTGIRRPGGRGSSSSSLRPLGGGDQVAEAISEEAPMTGMQRPGGRGSSSRCTDDWDAATRKRSQQQQLQRALGGGQ, encoded by the exons ATGCagcggtggcagcagcagcagcagcagcaccgacCACTGGGAGGCGGCGACCACGAGGcgaaagcagcagcagcacagaCCACTGGAAG GAAGCAgaggcagctgcagcagcagcagcagcgagcacCAGGAGGCTACGACAAGGCGGCGGAGGCAGCAGGAGGAGCAGCAGCAAGCACTGGGAGGCGGCAACTAGGAGGCTTAGGCAGCAGCAGTAGAAGCACCGACGACCGGGAGGCGGCGACTGGGAGGcgaaggcagcagcagcagcaacagagaGCGCTGGGAGGCGGCGGCCAGGCGGTGGAGGCAGCAGCAGCTGCAGAAGCGAGTTCTGGGAGGCCGCGACTAGGTGGcagagacagcagcagcagcagcaccaaccACTGTGAGGCGGCGACCAGGAGGcgggggcagcagcagcagcagca aggtagtagtagcagcagtagcagcgagCACTGGGAAGCAGGGACCAGGAGGCGgaggcagcagcaacagcagcagcaagcaCAGGAGGCAGCGAACAGGCGGCGGTTGCAGCAGAAGCATCCAAGACTGGGAGGTGACGACAGGGAGGcgaaggcagcagcagcagcaacagagaGCGCTGGCAGGCGGCGGccagtagcagcagtagcagtgaGCACGGGAGGACGGGACCAGGACGCAGaggcaatagcagcagcagcagcgaacaAGGGGAGGCAGCGTCCAGGCGGCGGAgcaattagcagcagcagcagtgaccaCTGGGGGCAGCAAccaggaggcggagggagcagcaGAGGTTGCAGTGAGCACGGGGAAACGAGGACCAGGAAgcggaggcagcagcagcagcagcaccgacCACTGCGGGTGGCAACAAGGAG CATCAGCGAGCAGCAGGCAGTAGGCACCAGGAGGCggaggcagcagcagcagatgaAGAAGCGAGCACTGGGTGGCGCGGAACAGGAGGCTGAGGCAGCGGCAACAGAAGCACCGACGACTGGAAGGCGGCGACCGGGATGCCAAGGCAGCATTAGCAGCAGCAGCGAGCACCCGGAATGGGCGACCAGATGtgggggcagcagcagcagcagtagcgagcACTGGGAGGA GAGGctgagacagcagcagcagcaccagcgagAACTGGGAGGCGGAGAGCAGGTggcagaggcagcagcagcagaagcaccgACGACTGGGATTCGGCGACCGGGAGgccgaggcagcagcagcagcagcttgcgaCCCCTGGGAGGCGGAGATCAGGTGGCTGAGGCAATATCAGAAGAAGCACCAATGACTGGGATGCAGCGTCCGGGAGGCcgaggcagcagcagcaggtgcACCGACGATTGGGATGCGGCGACCAGGAAGCGgagccagcagcagcagctgcagcgagCCCTGGGAGGCGGACAGTAG